The region AAATCCGGCCGGCTGCCTTATGGCCGCCCGCCGTCGGGCTCTGTTCAGCTGACTTGCCCTGCTCGGCTGGTTTGCCCTGCTCAGTTGGCTTGGCCGGTTTGGGTGCCTTCGGTGTCCGGACGGGTACGGCGGACTCGCGGGCGGTGATGTGGGCCGGCACTTCGGCCCGGTCCAGGAAGTCCCCGGCGAAAAAGGGGATGAACCTGGCCAGTACCGTGGCGGCAAACAGCACCAGCGCGCCGATGAGGGCCACGAGCAGGCTGGGCGTGAACGCCCCTGCAACGGAAAGGAAGAAGAAAGCCACGGCAAAGGATGCCACCACCGAGCCGAACTGATCGACAGACAGCGAGCCGATCCGGACCTTCGTCTCCGGAGCCAGCCGGCGGGCCACAAACAGCGCCGCAAGGATGAGGGGCAGCACGATCCCCAGCCCCAGGAAGAACAAGCTCCCCAGGTTCCACAGGTTGTAGCGGACGGCGAACACCGGAATCAGCGATGCGATGAAGAGAATCAGCGTGGCCCCGAAAACGGTCAGGTCACGGACGGTAAACGGACCAAGGACCGCAACGTTCCGCACCCCGGGCCCCCTGCCGCCAGCGGAAGCATTGGACGGAGAAGCAGCGGAGTTCGCGAACGCCCCGCCCTGCGGTTTCATGAAGCGGACGTCGCTACCGGCGGCCGGCGCAACATCCCGCGGCGTGTCCCGGTGTCCGGTTGAATCCTTCTCGGCTCCGGCCTGCGCGGCGGAACCCTGCCCGGCTGGTACCTGCTGACCCAGGTCACGCGGGGCCGGACCCTGCTGACCGGAATCCCCCTGGCCCGGACCCGTTTGACCTAGACCCGGCTGGCCGTGGCTTTGCTGATTCATACTGTTCTCCTTAGCGTGGCGGCATCCGGGCGGCTGTCCAATGCCCGGCGACGCCTAACGGCCGGCGGGCCAGACCTCAAACGGTCAGGCTGCCTCCGGCCTCTGTCACGAGTCCATCTCAGCCTAGCCAAGTGCATGGATGATCACTAGCTGACGGGCCGCGGCGGGGCGCCCCCGGCACGCCGTTCCGGCCACACCCCCGCACGGACGCCGCGTACGCAGGGCAACCATTCGTCGCTAATAACGCACCGTTCACTGTTCACTATGTGACGCGGCACACGTGGCTGAACCCGAAGGGGCTAGTCTGTTTTCGGAACAGCTCTTTGCGGTATGTCCGCGATCGGCCGCTGCCCGGCGCCGCGCACAGCGGCAGGGTGGCAGCCGGGGCCGGCGCATCCCGCGCTGCAAAGATCGATGAATGATGAGGTTCACCATGTCCCAGGACACTCCCGGCTCGACGGCCACCGCCGCCGCCACCAGCCAGCAGGGCGATGCACTTGAAAACCTGCTGCACGAGAACCGCAAGTTTGCCCCGACCGCGGACTTCGCCGCCAACGCCGTCGTTGGCGCGGAAGCCTACGCCGAGGCCGATGCCGACCGCCCCGCCTTCTGGGCAAAGCAGGCGCGCGAACTGCTGACGTGGAACAAGGACTTCACGCAGGCGCTCGACTGGTCCAACCCGCCGTTCGCGAAGTGGTTCGTCGGCGGCGAGGTCAACGCCGCCTACAACGCCCTGGACCGGCACGTGGAGAACGGGCTCGGCGACCGCGTGGCCATCTATTTCGAAGGCGAACCCGGCGATTCCCGCTCCTACACCTACGCCGAGCTGACCGATGAAGTAAAAAGGGCCGCCAACGCGTTCGAGTCCCTCGGTGTTGCCAAGGGTGACCGCGTGGCCGTTTACCTGCCCATGATTCCGGAGGCCGTGATCACGCTGCTGGCCTGCGCCCGGATCGGGGCAGTGCATTCGGTGGTGTTCGGCGGCTTCTCCTCTGACGCCCTGCGGTCCCGGATCGAGGACGCCGAAGCCAAGCTGGTGGTCACCGCCGACGGCACCTACCGGCGCGGCAAGCCCAGCGCCCTGAAGTCCGCCGTGGACCAGGCCCTGGCCGCGGACGGGCACAGCGTGCAGAACGTGGTGGTGGTCAAGCGCAACGGCCAGGATGTGGACTGGCACGAGGGCCGGGACCACTGGTGGGCCGACACCGTCGGGGCGGCCTCCACCGAACACACCGCCGTGGGCCACGATTCCGAACACCCGCTGTTCATCCTCTACACCTCCGGCACCACCGGAAAGCCCAAGGGCATCCTGCACACCACCGGCGGGTTCCTCACCCAGACCGCGTACACCCACAAGGCCGTGTTCGACCTGCACCCGGAAACGGACGTCTACTGGTGCACGGCCGACGTCGGCTGGGTCACCGGCCACTCCTATGTCGCGTACGCGCCGCTCATCAACGGCGCCACGCAGGTCATGTACGAGGGCACGCCCGATTCCCCGCACCAGGGCCGCTGGTGGGAGATCGTCCAGAAGTACAAGGTCTCCATCCTCTACACCGCCCCCACGGCCATCCGGACGTTCATGAAGTGGGGCCGGGACATCCCCGACAAGTACGATCTCTCCTCCATCCGGGTCCTGGGCTCGGTGGGCGAACCCATCAACCCCGAGGCCTGGATGTGGTACCGCGAGGTCATCGGCGGGAACAACGCACCCATCGTGGACACCTGGTGGCAGACCGAAACCGGGGCCCAGATGATCGCCCCGCTGCCCGGCGTCACGGCCACAAAGCCCGGCTCGGCGCAGGTCCCGCTGCCCGGCATCGCCGTGGACGTCGTGGACGAGAACGGCGCGTCGGTGCCGAACGGCCACGGCGGCTTCCTGGTGATCCGCGAACCCTGGCCGGCCATGCTGCGCGGCATCTGGGGCGACCCCGAGCGCTTCAAGGAAACCTACTGGTCCCGGTTCGAGACCATGTACTTCGCCGGTGACGGCGCCAAGAAGGACGAGGACGGCGACATCTGGCTCCTGGGCCGCGTGGACGACGTCATGAACATCTCCGGCCACCGCCTCTCCACCACGGAGATCGAGTCCGCCCTGGTGAGCCACCCGGCCGTGGCGGAGGCCGCCGTCGTCGGAGCCGCGGACGAAACCACCGGCCAGGCCGTGGTGGCGTTCGTCATCCTGCGCGGCGACGCCGTGGACTCCGGCGACGAAATCGTCCAGGACCTCCGCAACCACGTGGGCAAGGAGATCGGCCCCATCGCCAAACCCAAGACCATCCTGGTGGTGCCCGAACTGCCCAAGACCCGCTCCGGCAAGATCATGCGCCGCCTGCTCAAGGACGTCGCCGAAGGACGCGACACCGGAGACGCCACCACCCTGGCCGACAACACCGTCATGGCCCAGATCGCGGCTTCACTGAAGAAATAAGCACAAAACCGCACTTTGCAGGGCCCGGCCGCACGCAGCAGCCGGGCCCTGCCCGCGCCTGCCCGTCGGGCTGCCCACCGACTTTTCATCGGCACGGATAAATGTTGCTTTTCGATCTTTCCTGTTCTCTTTTGCGAGGTTATAGTCATTCCTATGTGAGGTGCCTCACAACCAGCTGAATTTCAAGGGAGAGATCATGGCAGCACACACAGCACCGTCCCTCACCGCCGGCCCGGGCCGACGCACAATCCTGAAGACCATGGGCGTGGGTGTTGCCGGGCTGGCCGGCGTGCCGCTGCTGGCAGCCTGCACCGGGGGCACCGGCCCCTCCGGCGGAGGCACTGATTCCTCGGGACTCACTTTCGGCTCAGGGTCCTCCGACGAGGTTCCCAAGAAGGCCTACCAGGCAGTGACCGATGCCTTCACGAAAAAGACGGGCAAGACCGTTAACACCAACGTGGTGCCGCACAACGACTTCCAGAACAAGATCAACTCCTACCTGCAGGGCTCGCCGGACGACACGTTCACCTGGTTCGCGGGCTACCGGATGCAGTTCTACGCCGGCAAGGGCCTCCTCGCTCCCGTCGATGATGTCTGGGAGAAGATCGGCGGAAATTTCTCGGATGCCCTGAAGAAAGCCTCCACCGGCCCTGACGGCAAGATGTACTTCGTGCCGAACTACAACTACCCGTGGGGTTTCTTCTACCGCAAGAGCCTCTGGGCGGAGAAGGGCTACGAGGTTCCGGAAAATTTCGATGCCCTCAAGACGCTGGCGGCCAAGATGAAGGCCGACGGTATCATCCCGATCGGCTTTGCCGACAAGGACGGCTGGCCGGCCATGGGCACGTTCGACTACATCAACATGCGGCTCAACGGCTACCAGTTCCACGTGGACCTCTGTTCACACAAGGAATCCTGGGACCAGCCGAAGGTGACCGAGGTGTTCACCACGTGGTCCGCGCTGCTTCCCTTCCAGGACCCGGCAGCGCTGGGCCAGACCTGGCAGGACGCGGCCAAGTCACTGGCGGCCAAGAAGACCGGCATGTACCTGCTCGGCTCCTTCGTCACCCAGCAGTTCACGGATCCCGCCGTGCTCAAGGACATCGACTTCTTCCCGTTCCCGGAGATCGCCACTGAAGGCCGCGACGCTGTCGAAGCCCCCATCGACGGCCTGCTCCTGTCCAAGAAAGGCGGCGAGAACTCGGCGGCGCGCCAGTTCATGGAATTCATCGGCACGCCCGAGGCCCAGGACGCCTACGCCGCCGTGGACCCCTCCAACATCGCCACCGCCAAGGGCGCGGACACTTCCAAATTCAGCGAGCTGAACAAGAAATGTGCCGAGACCATCGCCAACGCCAAGTCCATCAGCCAGTTCTTCGACCGTGACGCCCTTCCCGCCATGGCCAACAACGTCATGATTCCCGCCCTGCAGACCTTCCTCAAGGACGGCAAGATGGACGTCAAAAACCTCGAGGCCCAGGCCAAGACCCTCTACGCGGCCCAGTAGCAGGGGACCGTCATGAGCACTACAGCAAGAGACCTGGTCCCACCGGAATCCAGGGCACCGTCCGGAGCGCAGGCCAAGGGCGTCAAAAGCGGGAAGGTCCGGCGGCTTTCCAAACGGGACAAGATCGTCCTGACCCTGATGGTCGGCATTCCGACGCTCATCCAGCTCGTTTTTGTCTGGCTGCCCACCCTGATGTCCATCGCCCTGAGCTTCACGCGCTGGAACGGACTGGCCTTGACCGACATCAGGCCGGCAGACCTCGGTAACTACCAGTACATCTCGCAGGACTACCCGCCGTTCTGGCCGGCCATGCAGCACAACCTGCTCTGGCTTGCGTTCCTGGCCCTCGTGGCCACGCCGCTGGGACTCCTGCTGGCTGTGCTGTTGGACCAGCAGATCCGCGGCAGCAAAATCTACCAGAGCATTTTCTTCGCTCCCGTAATGCTGTCCCTGGCCTTGATCGGCATCATCTGGCAGCTCTTCTACCAGCGGGACAACGGCCTGCTGAACTTCCTGCTGGGCACGTCCGGCACCCCGCAGGCCGTTGACTGGTTCGGTGACTCCTCCGTCAACATCTGGGCAGCCCTGATCGCCGCCACCTGGCGCCATGCCGGCTACGTCATGCTGCTGTACCTGGCCGGCCTCAAGGGCGTCGACCCGAGCCTCAAGGAGGCCGCGGCGATCGATGGCGCGAACGCGGTGCAGACGTTCTTCCGGGTGGTTTTCCCGGCCATGCGCCCCATCAACGTGGTGATCGTCGTGATCACCATCATCGAGTCGCTGCGTGCGTTCGACGTCGTCTATGTCATCAACCGCGGCACCAACGGCCTGGAGCTGATCAGTGCCCTGGTGATCCAGAACCTGGTGGGAGAGGGGCAGGTGATCGGCGTCGGCTCAGCCCTTGCGGTGGTCCTGCTGGTGATCTCCCTGGTCCCCATCGTCTTCTACCTCAGCCGCACCTTCGGCAAGGAGAACAGAGCATGAGCACCACGGCCCGCGCAGGCGTTCCGTCCGTGGCGGAGCGCCGTTCCGGCAGCAAGCCAAAACGGCATTACGGAACCCACATCTTCCTCACGGTCATGGCCGTCATGTGGCTCATTCCGCTCGGATGGGCTCTCTTCACGGCCCTGCGGCCCATCGCCTCCACCAATGAATACGGCTACTTCAGCATCGCCGGAGACTTCAACTTCGACAACTTCGTCCAGGCCTGGACGCAGGGCGGCATCGCGAAGTACTTCTGGAACTCGGTGATCATCTCCGTTCCGGCGGTCCTGCTGGTGCTGTTCCTGGCATCCATGATGGCGTTCGCCGTCAGCCGGGTGAGCTGGAAGTTCAACGTCACGCTGCTCATCATGTTCACTGCCGGCAACCTGCTGCCGCCCCAGGTCCTGGCGGCGCCGCTGTTCGAGATGGCCAAGCATTTCGAAGTGCCGTACGCCTTCAGCGATTCCGGCAACATGCTGAACACGTACATCGCGGTCATCGCCGTGAACACGGCCTTCCAGATGGGCTTCTGCACGTTCGTCCTGTCCAACTACATGAAGGCGCTCTCCCCCGACCTGACCGAGGCCGCACTGGTGGACGGGGCGGGCATCTGGCGCCAGTACCGGGAGATCATCATGCCGCTGTGCCGGCCGGCCTTTGCCGCGCTCGGCACCTTGGAAGTCATCTTCATCTACAACGACTATTTCTGGCCCCTCATCTTCATCCAGAGCGGCGACAGGCTTCCCGTCACCACGGCCATCAACAACCTCCAGGGCGAATTCCTGAACGACTACAACCTGCTGGCGGCCGGAGCCGTGATCACCGTTATTCCGACGCTGATCGTCTACCTGCTCCTGCAGCGGCAGTTTGTTGCCGGGCTGACTCTTGGTTCCAGCAAGGGGTAAGCGAAGATGGCAGGAGCAGCCACGCCGCCGCCGTCACCGCTTGAGAGGATTCCGATGCTTCCCGCCGCCCGCCACCAGTCCATAGTGGATGCCGTCCAGCGCGAGCGCGTGGTCCGTGTCTCGGACCTCGCCCAGCTGCTGGGCGTGTCCCTCATGACCGTGCGCCGGGACATCGAAACGCTGGAGGAAAGCGGGCAGGTGGAGCGGATCCACGGTGGCGCCAAGCTGCCCGGCGACGCCAGCACCCACGAGCCCGGATTCGAACTCAAGTCCACCCAGCTGACGGCGCAGAAGCGCGCCATTGCCGTGGAGGCCGCCAGCATGGTGCATGAGGGCATGGCCGTGGCCCTCAGCGCGGGCACCACCACCTGGGCGCTGGCCAAGGAGCTCGTGAACGGCCCGCGGATCACCGTGGTGACCAACTCGATCCGTATCGCCGACCTCTTCCACCACGGTGCGGCGTCGGGCGGCCCGCGGCACAGCTCAACGGTGATCCTAATCGGCGGCGAGCGCACGCCGTCGGACGCGCTGGTGGGACCCATTGCCACCGCGGCGCTCAGGCAGTTGCACCTGGACCTGCTGTTCCTCGGCGTGCACGGCATGGACGCCGAGGCCGGCTACACAACCCCCAACCTTCTGGAAGCCGAAACCGACCGCGCCTTCGTGGCCGCCTCCCGCAAAGTAGTGGTCCTGGCCGACCACACCAAGTGGGGCACCCAGGGCATCAGCACCATCGCGGAACTCGAGGAAGCCGACGAGGTGATCAGTGGTGCCGGCCTGTCCGGCGAAGCCCAGCGCATCCTCCGCGACCGGGTAAGCCGGCTGCGGCTCGTCTAGGCCGCGATCCCCTGAAACTTCGTCAGCCGCAGCCGCAGGACTGCCGGACCAGCAGCCGGGTCGGAAAGACCTGGTGCCGCGGCGGCTCGGCACGGTCGGCGCCGACAAGCGCGCGCACTGCGGCCTCCGCCATGGCGCGCACGGGCTGTTCAACAGTGGTCAGCGGCGGCCACGAATACTCAGCCTCCACCGAGCCGTCGAAGGATGCCAGCGCCACGTCGCCGGGCACGGCCAGTCCCGCTTCATGGAGGACCCGGAGTATGCCGATCGCCTGCATATCCGAGCTCGCAAAGATCGCCGTTGGCCGGTTCGCCGAGGCAAGGAGCCGCTTGCCGGCCGCGTACCCGCCGACCCGGGTGAACGCGCTGCGTGCGATCGGCCCTTCGGGCAGGCCGGCGTCCTTGAGGGCCCGCAGCCACCCGTCCTCACGGGCGTCCCCTTCGTTTCCCGTGGTGGTACCCATCGCCAGGCCGATGTTGGTGTGGCCGTGCCCGATCAGGTGCTCCACGGCGGTGCGGGCCCCTTCGGCCAGGTCCACACCCACCGTGGTGAAGCCTGCGGACCTCTCGCTGTGGCTCAGGAGCACGGACGGTATCTCCGCAGCCTGCAGGTCAGCCAGGTCCGGGTCCAACAGCACACTCGCCAAAACCACCCCGTCCACCTGCCGGGCGGCGAGGTTCCGGATGTTCCGGCGCTCCTTGGCAAGGTTCCCGTCCGAATTCGTCAGGAAGAGCGCGAAGCCCAGCTCTGCCGCCGCGTCCTCCACGGCATGGGCCAGCAAGGAGAAGAAGGGGTTGCTGTTGTCCGGGATGATGAGGCCGATGGTCTCCGTTGAGCCCAGCTTCAGCGCCCTCGCCGCCGCGTTGGGCCGGTAGCCCAGGAGCCTGATGGCCTCCTGGACCCTGGCTTCCGTGGCTGGCGCTACCTTCTTGGGGCCTCCGTTCACAACGTAACTGACGACGGCGGTGCTCACCCCGGCGTACCGGGCAACATCCTTGCGGGTCACCTGGGTTCGCGGGGCGGGCACTGCCGGAGTCGTCATGGTGTCCATGCTAGCTACTGCGCCGCCGGGGCATCGCCGAAGTCGCGGATGGCCAGGCGTTCGCCGTTCTGCTGGGCCGAGGCATGGGCCACGATTCCGGGAAGCGTGAACCGAGCGGCCACCCAGGCGTTGACGGGCGGCAGCGTGCCGGTGTTGACCGCCGTCACGAAGTCGTCCACCAGGAACTGGTGGCTGCCTTCGTGGCCGGTCGGGGCTCCGAGGTATTCGTCCGGCAGCCGTCCGCGGTCGTGCACCGGGGCAAGCCCGGAGATGAAGGCGTCGCGCAGTTCGGGGGCAACGCCGGCCAGCGAGGGATCATCCAGCGGGATGCTGGGCCGGGTTTCCACCTGGTCCGAGATGTCGTGGACGTTTTCCTTGTCCTGCCACACCGTCACCGTCGCGATCTGCTCGAAGCTGGCCTCGGTGCCGAAAAAGCGGAACCGGGACTCACGGATGTGGGACGGGTAGCCAACCCGGCGCATTTCGTTGGTGCGCATCGCACCGCCGTCGTTCAGTTCGAACAGCGCCGTGGCGTTGGAGAAGTCGTTGCCGAACATGCTCACGTCCTTGTCGAACACGCCGTCCCCGCGGTCGTCCTTGACGCCGATACAGCTGACGCTGACCGCGTGCGACGGCAGCACCCCCAGGACGCCGCCGATGGCATGGGTGGGGTAGAGCATGGGCGGGTAGCTGGCGGTCTCCTTCCAGCGGTCGCCGCCGCTGTACTGGTAGGCATCATAGAAGCCGAGGTCCATGTCGTGGACGTAGTCGCCTTCGCTGTAGAAGATCCGGCCGAATTTGCCGGCGGCATGCTGGTTGCGGGCATAGACGGTCGCCGGGTTGTAGTAGCTGGTCTCCCCCATGGCGTAGACGAGCCCGGTTTCCTTCACGGCCTCGATGATGCGTTCGATCTCCTCTTCGGAAACCGCCATGGGCACTGCCGAGTAGACGTGCTTGCCGGCGCGCAGCGCCTGCTCCACGAGCGGCCCGTGGGTCCAGCGCTGCGTGAAGATGGCGACGGCGTCGACGTCGGACGCCAGCAGTTCCTCGAAGCTGTCCATGGTTCCGTCGAGCCCCCACGTTGCTTGGGCGGCCGCGGCCCGTTCCGGCCGTTCGTCGACGACGTAGACCTCCGTGACTCCCGGGTGGAGCTTAAAAAGATGGGCGAAATGGCCGCCGAACTGTCCGACGCCGACGACTCCGATTGAAAACGCCATTGTTTACCTTTCCCTGGCTGGCCCGCAGGTCCGGGCGCGAATGGCCCTAAGTGGGCTTGTTGAGAGTCTTGCACTGCAATCTACTCGAGTCAACGAATTAGCCAAGTGGAAACGTAACTTTCAATGTTTGCGGGAAGAAAAGCTTGCCACTCGGAATCTACTCGTGTAGATTCTCATTCAGTTGTTACCCACATCACAGTCAGGAAAGGGTCGAAGATGACCACCCTTACCAAGCAGCAACAGGACCCGGCAGCCCGGGTCGGACTCCCCAAGGCAGGGAAGCCCGCCCGCAGGAGCCTTACCAACCGCCTCGGCGACCTGAAGGTCGCCCTGTTCTTCATCTTCCCGGCGATGATCGGCTTTGTTCTCTTCTATTTGGTCCCCACCATCCGGGGCGTCTACCTCAGCTTCACCGAGTACAGCATCCTGGGTGACCCCACCTGGATCGGCATCAAGAACTACACCGCCATGCTCGGCGATGAACTGTTCTGGAACGCCATGGCAGTCACCGTCCAGTACGTCGGCCTGAACATCGGCTTCCAGACCGTCATCGCCCTTGGACTGGCCCTCCTCATGCACCGCGTCGCAAAGTCCACATTCATCCGCGGCGCTTTGCTGCTGCCCTTCCTGGTGGCGAATGTGATCGTCGCGCTGCTGTGGTTCTGGATGCTCGACTACCAGATGGGCATCGTCAACGAAATCATCAGCTGGATGGGCCTGCCCCGCATCGCCTTCTTCGGCAGCGAGCAATGGGCCATTCCCACCATCGCCGCCGTCAACGTATGGCGCCACATGGGCTACACCGCCCTCCTGATCTTTGCCGGCCTGCAGTCCATCCCCAACCACGTCTACGAGGTTGCATCACTAGACGGCGCCTCCCCCACCCGGACGTTCTGGAGCATCACCATGCCGCTCCTGCGCCCCGTCATGGTGCTGGTGCTGGTGGTCACCGTGATCGGGTCCTTCCAGGTGTTCGACACCGTGGCAGTGACTACGGGCGGTGGCCCGGTCAACGCCTCCCGCGTCATCCAGATGTACATCTACCAAAAGGCCTTCGGCGAATCGGACTTCGGCTACGCATCGGCACTGTCCGTCATTCTCTTCCTCATTCTTGCCCTGGTGGCCTTCGTGCAAATGAAGTTCCTCAAGGGCAACGAATCGGATCTGGACTAAGGAACCCCAGCCATGAGCACCTCTACACTCACCCGCAAGAAGTCCCTGAATACCGTTCCCGCCAAGAAGCCGGTCAACTGGCGGCGCGTCGGAGCCTGGGCCCTGGTGGCCATCGCCGTAGCCGTCACCGTTGCACCCTTCCTGTGGATGCTGCGCACCGCGTTGTCCAGCAACGCCTCGCTGGCATCCAACGCCGGCAACCTGCTGCCCGCGGACTTCAGCCTCGGCGCCTTCAAGAGGGTCCTCGGGATGCAGAGCCCGGAAGAGGCCATCGCTGAGGGAGGCTCGGGAGCCGCCATCAACTTCTGGCTGTACCTCCGGAACTCGGTGATCTTCGCCAGCGTCACCACCGCCGGGCAGGTCTTCTTCAGCGCGATGGCAGCCTACGCGTTCTCCCGGCTCCGCTGGCCCGGACGGAACGCCGTGTTCGCCCTGTTCCTGGCCACCATGATGGTCCCGCCGATCTTCACCGCGCTGCCCAACTTCCTCATGATCAAGAACATGGGCCTGCTCAACACGTTCGCCGGAATGACGCTGCCCTTCCTGTTCATGACCCCGTTCGCCATCTTCTTCCTGCGCCAGTTCTTCCTCAGCATGTCCCGGGAAGTGGAGGAAGCCGCAATGCTCGACGGTGCCAAGCACCTGAGGATCTTCTTCCAGATCGTCCTGCCGAATGCCGCCGCCCCCCTCGCCACCCTGGCGCTGCTGACCTTCATCGGCCAGTGGAACGAATACTTCTGGCCGCTGCTGGTGGGCCAGGACGAAAACGTCCGCGTGCTCACCGTGGGCCTGGGCGTCTTCAAGTCCCAGTCCCCGCAGGGCGCCCCGGACTGGACCGGACTGATGGCCGCCACGCTGGTGGCCGCCGTCCCCGTGCTCCTGCTGTTCATCGCCTTCGGCAAGAAGGTGGTCAACTCCATCGGCTTCTCCGGCATCAAATAAGCCTCTCCCTCCAGACAACCCCGTCAAACCGCCGCTCCCGGCACCCCCTTGCACCACCCAAGAAAGGTCCATCATGAAGAAAACTATCGGCGCCGTCGCTGCCGCCGCAGCCATCGCCCTTTCCCTGTCCGCCTGTGGCGGCGGATCCGCCGCCCCGTCCGCCGAGGCCAAGGGAGAAATCAACTACTGGCT is a window of Arthrobacter sp. KBS0703 DNA encoding:
- the acs gene encoding acetate--CoA ligase; the protein is MSQDTPGSTATAAATSQQGDALENLLHENRKFAPTADFAANAVVGAEAYAEADADRPAFWAKQARELLTWNKDFTQALDWSNPPFAKWFVGGEVNAAYNALDRHVENGLGDRVAIYFEGEPGDSRSYTYAELTDEVKRAANAFESLGVAKGDRVAVYLPMIPEAVITLLACARIGAVHSVVFGGFSSDALRSRIEDAEAKLVVTADGTYRRGKPSALKSAVDQALAADGHSVQNVVVVKRNGQDVDWHEGRDHWWADTVGAASTEHTAVGHDSEHPLFILYTSGTTGKPKGILHTTGGFLTQTAYTHKAVFDLHPETDVYWCTADVGWVTGHSYVAYAPLINGATQVMYEGTPDSPHQGRWWEIVQKYKVSILYTAPTAIRTFMKWGRDIPDKYDLSSIRVLGSVGEPINPEAWMWYREVIGGNNAPIVDTWWQTETGAQMIAPLPGVTATKPGSAQVPLPGIAVDVVDENGASVPNGHGGFLVIREPWPAMLRGIWGDPERFKETYWSRFETMYFAGDGAKKDEDGDIWLLGRVDDVMNISGHRLSTTEIESALVSHPAVAEAAVVGAADETTGQAVVAFVILRGDAVDSGDEIVQDLRNHVGKEIGPIAKPKTILVVPELPKTRSGKIMRRLLKDVAEGRDTGDATTLADNTVMAQIAASLKK
- a CDS encoding carbohydrate ABC transporter permease encodes the protein MSTSTLTRKKSLNTVPAKKPVNWRRVGAWALVAIAVAVTVAPFLWMLRTALSSNASLASNAGNLLPADFSLGAFKRVLGMQSPEEAIAEGGSGAAINFWLYLRNSVIFASVTTAGQVFFSAMAAYAFSRLRWPGRNAVFALFLATMMVPPIFTALPNFLMIKNMGLLNTFAGMTLPFLFMTPFAIFFLRQFFLSMSREVEEAAMLDGAKHLRIFFQIVLPNAAAPLATLALLTFIGQWNEYFWPLLVGQDENVRVLTVGLGVFKSQSPQGAPDWTGLMAATLVAAVPVLLLFIAFGKKVVNSIGFSGIK
- a CDS encoding LacI family DNA-binding transcriptional regulator; the protein is MTTPAVPAPRTQVTRKDVARYAGVSTAVVSYVVNGGPKKVAPATEARVQEAIRLLGYRPNAAARALKLGSTETIGLIIPDNSNPFFSLLAHAVEDAAAELGFALFLTNSDGNLAKERRNIRNLAARQVDGVVLASVLLDPDLADLQAAEIPSVLLSHSERSAGFTTVGVDLAEGARTAVEHLIGHGHTNIGLAMGTTTGNEGDAREDGWLRALKDAGLPEGPIARSAFTRVGGYAAGKRLLASANRPTAIFASSDMQAIGILRVLHEAGLAVPGDVALASFDGSVEAEYSWPPLTTVEQPVRAMAEAAVRALVGADRAEPPRHQVFPTRLLVRQSCGCG
- a CDS encoding Gfo/Idh/MocA family protein, with amino-acid sequence MAFSIGVVGVGQFGGHFAHLFKLHPGVTEVYVVDERPERAAAAQATWGLDGTMDSFEELLASDVDAVAIFTQRWTHGPLVEQALRAGKHVYSAVPMAVSEEEIERIIEAVKETGLVYAMGETSYYNPATVYARNQHAAGKFGRIFYSEGDYVHDMDLGFYDAYQYSGGDRWKETASYPPMLYPTHAIGGVLGVLPSHAVSVSCIGVKDDRGDGVFDKDVSMFGNDFSNATALFELNDGGAMRTNEMRRVGYPSHIRESRFRFFGTEASFEQIATVTVWQDKENVHDISDQVETRPSIPLDDPSLAGVAPELRDAFISGLAPVHDRGRLPDEYLGAPTGHEGSHQFLVDDFVTAVNTGTLPPVNAWVAARFTLPGIVAHASAQQNGERLAIRDFGDAPAAQ
- a CDS encoding ABC transporter substrate-binding protein, which gives rise to MAAHTAPSLTAGPGRRTILKTMGVGVAGLAGVPLLAACTGGTGPSGGGTDSSGLTFGSGSSDEVPKKAYQAVTDAFTKKTGKTVNTNVVPHNDFQNKINSYLQGSPDDTFTWFAGYRMQFYAGKGLLAPVDDVWEKIGGNFSDALKKASTGPDGKMYFVPNYNYPWGFFYRKSLWAEKGYEVPENFDALKTLAAKMKADGIIPIGFADKDGWPAMGTFDYINMRLNGYQFHVDLCSHKESWDQPKVTEVFTTWSALLPFQDPAALGQTWQDAAKSLAAKKTGMYLLGSFVTQQFTDPAVLKDIDFFPFPEIATEGRDAVEAPIDGLLLSKKGGENSAARQFMEFIGTPEAQDAYAAVDPSNIATAKGADTSKFSELNKKCAETIANAKSISQFFDRDALPAMANNVMIPALQTFLKDGKMDVKNLEAQAKTLYAAQ
- a CDS encoding DeoR/GlpR family DNA-binding transcription regulator; amino-acid sequence: MLPAARHQSIVDAVQRERVVRVSDLAQLLGVSLMTVRRDIETLEESGQVERIHGGAKLPGDASTHEPGFELKSTQLTAQKRAIAVEAASMVHEGMAVALSAGTTTWALAKELVNGPRITVVTNSIRIADLFHHGAASGGPRHSSTVILIGGERTPSDALVGPIATAALRQLHLDLLFLGVHGMDAEAGYTTPNLLEAETDRAFVAASRKVVVLADHTKWGTQGISTIAELEEADEVISGAGLSGEAQRILRDRVSRLRLV
- a CDS encoding carbohydrate ABC transporter permease: MSTTARAGVPSVAERRSGSKPKRHYGTHIFLTVMAVMWLIPLGWALFTALRPIASTNEYGYFSIAGDFNFDNFVQAWTQGGIAKYFWNSVIISVPAVLLVLFLASMMAFAVSRVSWKFNVTLLIMFTAGNLLPPQVLAAPLFEMAKHFEVPYAFSDSGNMLNTYIAVIAVNTAFQMGFCTFVLSNYMKALSPDLTEAALVDGAGIWRQYREIIMPLCRPAFAALGTLEVIFIYNDYFWPLIFIQSGDRLPVTTAINNLQGEFLNDYNLLAAGAVITVIPTLIVYLLLQRQFVAGLTLGSSKG
- a CDS encoding carbohydrate ABC transporter permease — translated: MSTTARDLVPPESRAPSGAQAKGVKSGKVRRLSKRDKIVLTLMVGIPTLIQLVFVWLPTLMSIALSFTRWNGLALTDIRPADLGNYQYISQDYPPFWPAMQHNLLWLAFLALVATPLGLLLAVLLDQQIRGSKIYQSIFFAPVMLSLALIGIIWQLFYQRDNGLLNFLLGTSGTPQAVDWFGDSSVNIWAALIAATWRHAGYVMLLYLAGLKGVDPSLKEAAAIDGANAVQTFFRVVFPAMRPINVVIVVITIIESLRAFDVVYVINRGTNGLELISALVIQNLVGEGQVIGVGSALAVVLLVISLVPIVFYLSRTFGKENRA
- a CDS encoding carbohydrate ABC transporter permease — its product is MTTLTKQQQDPAARVGLPKAGKPARRSLTNRLGDLKVALFFIFPAMIGFVLFYLVPTIRGVYLSFTEYSILGDPTWIGIKNYTAMLGDELFWNAMAVTVQYVGLNIGFQTVIALGLALLMHRVAKSTFIRGALLLPFLVANVIVALLWFWMLDYQMGIVNEIISWMGLPRIAFFGSEQWAIPTIAAVNVWRHMGYTALLIFAGLQSIPNHVYEVASLDGASPTRTFWSITMPLLRPVMVLVLVVTVIGSFQVFDTVAVTTGGGPVNASRVIQMYIYQKAFGESDFGYASALSVILFLILALVAFVQMKFLKGNESDLD